The genomic stretch GGTACGCGGCACGGGCATCGGCCCCCACGCGCTCCGCCATCGTTCGGGTCACGCGCGACAGCAGGCGGCGCATGTTGCGCTCGGCGCGGATGCTCTGATCCACCGAATACAGCGTCATGAGATCCAGCGTGCGCTGCCGGGCGGCCTCGATCCCGGTCGTGACCTCGGACGCCAGGGCCAGGGCCAGTTCGCGGGTGTCGGGGCTGGGGGGCGTGTCGAAGTGCAGCGCGAGGTCGCCGCCGCCGGGCAGCCGAACCGTCAGCGGGTGCAGGGCGGCACTCGGCCCCGAGAGCAGCGTATCGCCACGGGCGCTGCCGCTCAGGCCTCCGGGCACACTCAGGGTGGCGTGGGTCGCGCCGGTGACCCGCACCGCGCCGCGGGCGGCCACCTCCAGCACCGCGCCCATGTCGGGGGCGCCGCCCAGATCGCGCATGAGTTCCTGCACCGCCTGGAGCCGCGCATGCGACACGCTGAGCTGCTGATAGAGGTCGCGCAGTTCACGTTCAGCCCGTTCACGGGCACGGGTGCCCTCGGCGATCCACTCGACGCTGTAGAAGGTCACGGCCGGGCCGACCAGGCCGTAGAACAGCAGGTGTGCCCAGATCTCGCCCTGGGCACTCGGCAGCCGCGAGATCAGGAATTCCACCAGCCCCACCACCAGCACGATCAGCGGCGGCAGGACATTGCGCACCAGCCGCACCCGGTCGGACAGCCGGCCCCGGCGCAGCGTGGGCGGGGCCGAGGGTGTGGGCAGTGTCCGGGGCGCCTGCATCCCCCCAGTGTAGGCGGCCTGTCCGGCGGTGTCGGTGGGAGCGCAGCCACTCGGGCCAGGACACCGCACCGGCAGCAGGCCCGGCGCGGCACGACCCGCCCGGCATGATCCGACAGGTGGTGTGAACCTCTGTTACCGGATGTCAGGACATTCGATGCAGATTCACTGCACGTTCAGCTGACCCGGCGACTATATTGAAGAAGTTCACATCCTGCGCCCACAATGGGCGCCGCCCGGTGGCCCACCACCACACAGGTCTCCTCCTCCCCTGTCCGTTCTGGACAGGCCCCGCACCGGCACGTCGGGGGGCGTGCCCGTCGAGGATGTATGGCCAGATGACGCAGCAGTGACCGGATCGCGGGTTCGAGCCCGCCCACCACCCGCCACCTTCTGGGGGAAACCATGCGAATGACCCGTCCACGCCCTGGACTGACCAGGGCGGTCGCCGCGATGTGCGCCGCCGTGACCCTGCTGGCAGCGTGCAACCAGACTCCGCACACCCAGGCACCTGCACCCACCGCCACGGCACCGGCCCCGAACGCGCCGCTGCGCGCGCTGGTCGCCTTCACCCCCGCCCCGCCGTCGGCCCAGGTGAGCTTTTCCCTGGAGGGCTGCCGCAACGACGGCTCGCCAGTCATCACGCTGCCCAATTCGGGCGGCAAATTCATCTGTCCGGATGCCGCGTACACTTCGGGCAACCTGGGCAAGGGCTGGAACGAGCTGGATCTCGTGCCGCACCGGCTGACCGCATCGGTCGGCAACCAGGCGAACGCCACAACGACCTTCAGCGTGATTCTCGCTGCGGATTACCAGTTGGGCACCAAGACCGGCTACGACGTCGTGACCGTGCCGGAGATCAACGCCGCGAAGTCCGATGTGTCGTGCCAGATCACGGTGCAGGATCAGCAGACCGGCGGCAGCGTGACCGGCGGCGCAGACACGGTGGTGTATCGCACGGTCAACATCACGCTGAACCGGGGCAAGACCTGCGTGATCGACTACGCCAACCGCCTCGCACTCGGGGCCGCGCAGTACTCCGGGTCGTCGCTCCAGGCCTACATGTTCGAGAAGAGCGACTTCAGCACCGGCAAGCGCACCATCCCGCTGCCCGTGCGGGAGATCCAGCCGCAGACCATCGCCAAGGAGATGAGCGCGTCGCAGGGCCGCGATCAGGTGTGGGACGTGATCAAGCAGCCCACACCCGCCACCCTGAACTTCGGTGACGTGTGTGCTCCCGGCGCCGTGACCGAGAAGGCCGTGCAGATCCGGGTCGCGTGGGAGATCGTGAACGTCGTGCCGGGCAACGTCACGCTGCTGACCCGCATCTATGCCACCAATCCGGCGGCCCGTGTGATCACCGTGGACGTGACCGACCGGATGTACCGCGGGACGGATCAGAGCCAGGGCGTCCTGGACAGCGCGTCCTCCGGCCCGAAGGACGTTCCGGCCAACACCGCGAACGTCCTGATCCTGAGCCATACGTATTCACTGGTCACGACCGACCTTCTGGTCGGTTCCGCCTTCAACGACGTGGCGACCGCCACCTACACCGACAAGGTCACCGGGATTCCCGTTCCCGGCTCGACCACCGCCACCGCGAGCACCACCGTCAGTGCCGGCACCGTGACCAACGCCAGCGCAGCCATCGCCGACAGCGAGTCCATCTCCGGCTCGGCGCTGACCTTCGCGGTCGCCCCGACCACGCTGGGCAGCTTCAGCGGCTACACGCCCGGCACCTTCGTGACCGGCCCCGTGAACTGGAGCGTGGCCGGCCAGACCGCCGCCGGCAGCGTGACCTTCGACAAGACCGTGCGCCTGGGCAGCCGGGTCGTGACCAGCGGCGCCCTGAGCGACACCGCGATCCTGACCGGCTCGGACGGCTTCAGCGACAGCGCGTCGGCCAGCATCGACATCAGTTCGGCAGCCAGCGTCAGCCTGACCATCCGCAAGACCATCCCGGACATCCTCCAGGCCGGCGAGAGCCAGACGTTCACCTTCGCAGTCAAGAACAACGCCGGCGCGACCGTGGCCACGCCCTCGGTCACCTTCGCGGCTGGGCAGACCACCCGGAGCGTCACGGTGAGCAACCTCGACCCCGGCGCGTACACGGTCAGCGAACAGGCCGAATCCGGCTGGGCCACGCACCCCGACCAGTCCACCACGATCGCCCTGCCCTCGTGCAGCGGCAGCGTGACCTTCAACAACGCCATCGTGCCGGCCCAGGCCACGGTTGCGAAGACCACCGTACCCGCCGGCGGGCAGCAGGGCTGGGAATTCAGGCTGCTGAACGCCGACACGAACGCCGTGGTGACGACCGGCACCACCGACGCCAGCGGCACCATCGCCTTCCAGGGCGATCTGGCCGAGGGGAACTACGCGGTCGTGGAGACCGCGCAGACCGGGTATGACCTGACGGCCTCCACCGGCTGCACCTTCAGCGTGAACTACCCGGCCGACGCCGGCAAGACCTTCACCTGCGCGGCCACGAATACCCGGCGCGGCCACATCGTGATCCGCAAGGTCACGAACCCCACCTCCAGCACGCAGGGCTTCGAGTTCACGCCCAGCTATGGCGGCGCCACCCCATTCACCCTGAAGCACGGCGAGTCCAGCGACAGCGGCCTGCTGGTGCCCGGCACCTACCGCGTGTCGGAGGCCGTGCCGGCGGGCTGGCTGCAAACCAGCGCGACCTGTGACGACGGCAGCCCCGTGACCGCCATCGCCCTGGGCGCCGGCGAGACCGTGACGTGCACCTTCACGAACACCAAGCAGCCCAGGCTGACCGTGATCAAGACCGTGGTGAACGAGTACGGCGGCACGAAGGCCGTGGCGGACTTCACCCTGAAGGTCGACGGCAGCACCGTCACCAGCGGCACGGCCACCCAGCAGACCATCGGCACGCACACCGTCAGTGAGGTCACGCCGCTGCCCTACGGCTACACCCAGGACAGCATCGGCGGCGACTGTGACGCGAGCGGCAAGATCACCCTGGCCGCCGGCGACGACAAGACCTGCACGATCACCAACAGCGACTCGCCCGCCAGCATCGTGGTCATCAAGAACGCCAAGCCCGCCAGCGGCAGCTTCGCCTTCACGACCACCGGCAGCGGCTTCAGCGGCTTCACCCTGTCCGGCGCGACCACCGGCGGCGGCAACGTAAAGACCACCTCCGGCCTCGGCGCGGGCACCTATACCGTCAGGGAAACCACCCAGCTCGGCTGGCTCCTGACCGGCATCGGTGGCTCGGCCGACCCGAGTACCCCGTACAACTGCGTGGTGACGGGCAGCGGCGGCAGCAGCGGCGTGGGCGACCTGAACACCGCCACCGCGTCGATCACCCTCAGGATGGGCGACACCGTGACCTGCACCTTCGAGAACACCGGCAACGGCGTGACACGCACCCAGGGCTTCTGGGCCACGCACCCGAATCTGGCGCTGATGGCGTGGGCCGGTGGCACGGGCTTCAGCCACACCTTCCCCGGCGTCGCGGGAACTCCGGGCATCGGTGACCAGCTGCTGTGCGGCAGAACCGTCACCGCCGGCAGCCTGGGCGCCGCCCTGTCCTCCGACGTGATGGGCGCGTTCTGGAGCGGAATTTCCAAGACGACGCTCGGCAAGGCGCGGTCGAGCCTGGATCAGGCCCGGATGCAGCTCCTCCAGCAGCTCATCGCGGCGGAACTGAACGCCTCGGCCTTCGGCAGCGTGCCGGGCAGCGGCTCGTTCGCGGCGTGGGAAGCCGCGTACTGCGGTACAAACGCCGCGGCGATCAGCACGGCGCAGCAGCAGGCCGCCTCCTTCAACACCAGCGGCGACAGCGGCACCTTCACACCGGGTACCTCGGCCAGCAGCAAGCTGGCGCGCAGCATCGCCAATGTGGCGCGCTGGAACGTGCTGCCCTAGTCTTGCGCCCCCCGTCAGGGAGCCTCCCTCACGGGGGGCTTCCTTATGGCTGCTCGGCGTCCGCCGGGTCGCCCGCCCGCGCCGCGCTGTCCACCTTCCACTTCACCTGCCGCAGGAAGCCCCGGAACAGCCGGCTCTCGGCCGGGCTCATCAGGGCGCGGTCGAGCATGGCGCGCCACAGGCGCAGCGTGTGCCGGGCGCGGACGGCGTCGGTGTAGCCGATCAGCTGCATGGTCTCGCGCAGGTGGCCGTACATGGCCTCCATGTCCTCGCGGGTGGCAGTCTTGCGCTCGGCGGCCGTGACCTCATCGCCGCCCTGGAGGAACTCGTAGCACACCAGCAGCACCGCCTGCGCGAGATTCAGGCTGGCGTAGTCCCCGGTGGGAATCCGCACCGTGACCTGACACTGCTCCAGATCGCTGTTGATCAGGCCGGTCTCCTCGGGGCCGAACACCAGGGCGGGCGCGGCGGCGGCGCGCACCAGGGGACGCAGCGTGGCCGGATGGCGACCGGGCGGCAGGTCGGCCCGCACGCGGGCGCTGGTGCCCACGCTCAGGTCGCGGTCGGCCAGCGCGTCCCGAAGCGTGGGATACACGCGGGCCGAGCGCAGCAGATCCTCGGCATGCACGGCCATGGCGACCGACTGCGAATCCAGGTGGTCGCAGCGCGGGGCCACCAGCCGCAGGTCACGGGCACCCATGTTCAGCATGGCGCGGGCCGCCGAGCCGATGTTGCCGGGAGTCTTGGGGGAGACGAGGACGACCGCGAGGTTCACGCGCCGGATGCTACCGCGCCGCGCCGGCCGTCACAGCGGGGCCAGGATCGGCGTCTCGTCCACCACGCCCAGCCCCAGCGCCAGGTCGTGTGCGAGCTCGGCCGGCGTGTCCCCCCACGAGTCCACGCTGATCCGCGTGATGCCCTGGTGGCGCAGCCGGGCATTCACGGCGTTCAGCAGCGCCGGGCGTACACCGGTGTGGCGCCAGTCGGGATGCACGCCCGGCGAGTCGAGCCGCCCGAGGGCGCCGTCCAGCGCCACGCGGCAGATGCCCACGCCGCGCCCCTGTCCGTCCAGCGCAATGGCACTCAGGTGCGAGTCGAAGCCGCCCGCGCCGTCCCGCGCCGCCTCTGCCGCCACGGCGTGGTGTCCGACGCGGTCCTCGTAGGCCCCCAGCGCCTCCAGCCGCACCGATACGTCCGGCACGTCCGCGAGCACGTGCAGCGTCACGCCGTCCGGGGTCGGCACGTGGCGGTACGGCACGCGGCCCTCCAGGCGGCGGTACGAGCCGATCTCGCGCCAGCCGGCGGCCAGCAGATCCACCGGCGGGAACAGCGTGCCGTCCGCGAACACGTACACGCGGCCCACATCGGCCTGCGCGGCCCGGGCGACCGCCAGCGCGGCCGGCACCTGCGCTGCTCCTGGAAACGCTCCGCCCAGCAGCTCCGCGCCGTGCTGCGGGCTGGGGCGTGCGCCCACGGCCGCCACGAACTCGCCGTGGGCATCCAGCGCGACCCACCCGGCCGTGCAGCTCTCGGCCATCCACGCCACGTCCACCTCCGGCAGGCCATACAGAGCGGCCAGGGCCGGCAGCAGCGCGTCCGGCGTGACGGCGCGGACGGTCACGTCGGCGTGCGATCCGTCACGCACGGGCCAGCCGCCCGTACAGGCCGAGATACTGCCCGGCCGGCCCCGCCCAGCTGAAATCCAGCGCCATGCCCCGCTCGATGCGCGCCGCCCACGCCTGCGGGCGGCCATACTCGGCCAGGGCGTCGCGGCACGCCTCCAGCAGCGCGTCCGGCGTGGCGTCCTGAAAGCGGAACCCGATGTCGTGCGGAACGGTGTCCACCAGGCCGCCGGTCTCGCGCACCACGGGCAGCGTGCCGTAGCGCATGGAGATCATCTGGGACAGCCCGCACGGCTCGAACCGGCTGGGCATGGCGAAGGCGTCGGCCCCGGCATAGATCCGGTGTGCGAGCGGTTCGTTGAGCCCCTGTCGGAACTCGACCCGCGCGTGCTGCGACCAGCCCATCAGGGCACCGGTCAGCAGGGGATCGCCGCCGCCCAGCACCACCACATTCCAGTCCTTCACGAGTTCCGGCAGCGCCTCGACCAGCAGATCGATGCCCTTCTGGTCGGCCAGGCGGCTCACGGTCGCCAGCACGGGGGCACCGTCCAGGCCGAACTCCTGCTGCAGGGCGGTACGGGCCGCCGCCTTGCCGGACGCGTCCGCGAAGGCCGGAATGTCCGGATCGGTGCGCGGATCCCAGCGCTCCTGATCGAGCCCGTTGATGATCCCACTCAGACGGCCCTCGCGGGTCAGGCGCACCAGCAGACCGTCGAGCCCCTCGCCGTACTGCGGCGTGGTGATCTCCAGCGCATATGTGGGGCTCACGGTGGTCACGTGATCCGCGAAGGTCAGTCCGCCCTTCATCAGGCTGAGATCCCCGTGGAACTCCAGACCGTCCTGCCCCAGGGTCCATTCGGGCAGCCCGGTCCAGCGCGCGGCCTCCGGCAGGTTCCAGCGGCCCTGGTACTGGAGGTTGTGCACCGAGAACACCGTCCGCTGGCCGGCCAGATGTGCGTGGGCCACGACCAGCCCCGCCTGCCAGTCGTGCCCGTGCAGGATGTCTGGCAGCACGTCCAGCCGCCGCAGCACCGGCAGCACCGCCCGGCTGAACAGCGAGTAGCGCCACACGTCGTCCGGGTGGTACAGCCCCGGCCGCTCGAAGAGATCCATGCCGATGAACACGTACCGGACACCGGCCTCCATCAGCTCTCCCACGCGCACCACGGGGCTGCCCAGTGCTCCCGAGACTTCCGGCAGCGCGCCTTCCCACACCAGCACCGGCGTGCCGGCCAGATCCGCGTACCACGGCGAGACCACCGTCACCTGTGCACCCAGCCGCGCCTGCTCGGTCGGCAGCGCTCCCAGCACGTCCCCGAGCCCCCCGGACCGCGAGTAGGGAAAGACCTCCGAGCCCACGTGTACAACTTGCATGCCCGCACTCTACCCGCCCGCCACGCCCGGTCGCCCGGGTGCGTTTGACAAGCCGCGTACCCACTCGCTACACTTCCCCTCGCCTTGATGGCGGGTACTCCGGCAGTCCGGGCTCTTAGCTCAACGGTCAGAGCAGTCGGCTCATAACCGATTGGTTGCCGGTTCAAATCCGGCAGGGCCCACCAAGTTTTCCAGGCACAGCGGCGCAGCCGGGCGGTTAGCTCAGTGGTAGAGCATTCGCTTCACACGCGAAGGGTCGTAGGTTCAAGTCCTATACCGCCCACCAACACAAGACCTCGACTCAGTCGGGGTTTTTTCATTTTGGCTGGCGGCCTGCATTCCCCGTTTTTTCTCATTCACCACAACCCAACCACAATTCCGTTCTGAAACCGCTCAAAGCGCACCATCCTCGTCATCCTCAAACCCGAGCTCGGGTGCGACGAGCTCGTCCTTGAAAATGTGCAGGTAGACCTTGAGGACGGTGGCCACACTGTCTCCGATGATCCCAGCGATCTCCCCGATCGTCATGCCTCCCTCGGCGGCAAGCGTGACAAAGGTATGGCGCAGGGCGTGGATGTCCAGCACCCGCAGGGGCTGTGCATCGTCGGGATCCCTGCCGGCGGCGGCCAGCGCCTCCCGTTCCAGGCGATCCGCCTGACCCACAACTTCCAGGTAGACGCGGCGCATGTTGTCCGGCCGCAGGGGCCTGCCTCTGAGGCCAGAAAACACGTAAGGCGAACCCGGCCTGTCGGGGTAGACCGCCGCATGTTGGAGCGCAGCCGCTTCCCGCACCTTCCTGACGAGCGCCACAGCGTCGCGGCTGAGGGGAACATCCCGGATGGACTGCGAGGTTTTGGGGGACGTCTCGTACACCCTCCCACTGGACGTCGAGCGGGTGGTCTCGACCCTGGCCACCTTCCGCCCCTCGCCATCGATACGCACGTTCGACCACCGGAGGCCCAGAGCCTCCCCACGGCGCATGCCGGTGAGCAAGATAAAGGCCAGCACATCGCCGTACGTCACGTGAGAGCACGCCTGACGGAACCGCCGCGCCTCCGCCTTGTTGTAGGCCGGTGGCGTCTCGGCATCTCCCCTTTCGCGTTTTGGACGTATTCCCTTGACGTCGGCGGGATTGGTGATGATCAGGCCGTCCTGGCGGGCGGTCTCCAGCACCAACCGCACCAGGGTATGGGCATGGCCCCGTACCACGAACCCCTTCTCAGATCGGCGGAGGCCGGCATACAGCGTGCGGAGTGTTGACGGGGTGATTGCGCCCAGCCGCATCGCGTGGAGCGGTGCGAGGTAGAGCCGCAGGTTGGTGGTGTACAGGTCGCGCGTCCGGTCGCCGAGGCCCTCACGCTCGCTGATCACCTTGGTCGCGTAGGCACCGAAGGTCAGCGTGGATTTTGGGGCGAGCTGACCGGCCCTGGCCAGGGCGACGCGGGCCTCGAGGAGTTCCTTGACCTTCTTTTTCGTGGTTCCGGTGGCGTAGATCCGCTTGCCCTGGCCGCTCGGCAACGTGATGTGGCGCGAGCCCTCGATCTTGCCTGAGGCGAGCCATCTGTACCCTGCAGGAAGGACATCCCGTTCCGGGGCCTCGCCACTGCCGGCTCCTTCCGTCCTGCGTTTACGGGCCATGCGGAAGTATCTCGTCGAGAAGACTCATGCACCGTGCAAACCCTCTACATTGACCGGGACGAGCGGGACAACAGCCCTGAAGTGCGTGCTGAACAGCTGTCTGACCGTCCCGAAACCCAACCCGGCTGGCCCGGAAGGCAACGGGACGGTGTCTTGATTCGGTTCACGCTGGCCGCTCCGATGGTCACCCCGCCTGCGTATACCCTACTGGCGTAATGCTTTGTCAGGCGTCAGGGGGCGCAGGATGGCCGTGTGGCTGGCGTTGTCCATGAGCACCTCGACCCAGCCGATGGTCTCGCTGCGGTCGGTGGTCTTGCTGATCCCGTTGAGCTGTGTCACGGTCACGCGCATCTGCTTGCTGTCGGCGGGGAACTTGATGGTGACGTCCTTACCCCACTGCAACGGCTGTCCGGGCAGACTCACTTCCTTGTCCTCGACCACGTCTTTGATGACCGTATACCGCACGCCCACACTCACCCGGCCGCGTGCGTCGTAGGCGATGGTCTGGGGACCGGCAAACGGTATTTTGACCTTCACGCACTGCCCGCTGTTCTTGACCGTGCCACTCAGGGTGAACTGGGTGTCCGTGCGGCCCGTCAGGCCGATGTAAGTTGAGGCTTCCCGTGTATCTGGGGACACCTCAGGCGTCATTGACGGGTCGAGTTTCCAGCCGGTCGGGGCAACGAAGAGGAAGTCCGTGCGCCGCTCGCCGGCGCAGTGCCCGTTCTGGTCGGAGCGCGAATCGGCGATCACCTGGCGCTCCGTGCGGCTCTCGGGTACCACCATCACCGCGTCCACCGTGCCGAGCGCCGCCGGCAACACGGTGATCCGGGTCACGTAATTCTGGAGCTTCGGGGGCGAGCGGAAGACAAAGTCCTTGAGCTTGTCCCACAGGGAGACCGTCTTGAAGAACGACACCTCGCCTTCGAGCACCGTGGGCTTGTCAACGGTGCCTTCCAGAGGACAGTCGAAGGTGACCTCGTTGTTCGTCACGGTCTTGGGGCGGCAGGATCGGCTGTCCAGCGCCATGAGGGGCGTCGAGAGGCCGATGTTGATCCCTTTGAACGTCACGTCGAACGACTCGGCGTCCGTGCTGGTTCGGGCGACGAACGTGGGGCTGATGCCCTGGAGGATGGGCGTGCTCTTGCCCCCTGGGAGCAGGGTGATGAGATTGGACGCGTTCCGCACGAGGGTGTTCATCTGGTCGGCGGTGGTGGCTGTCCAGGCCTGACCACTCCGCATCAGACTGTCCGCCTCCGCAAACAGGTTGCGCTCGGCAAGACTGAGGTCGCGCACCAGCTGACCCTGCCGCGCCGCGGCGATCAGATCCAGCTGGTTGAGCAGCGCAGTCGCGGCCCCCTGGGCGAAGATCACGTTCCCGTTCAGGCGGGCCGACCCCGTGTTGATGGTCGATTCCAACCCAGACCGAATCTGCTCGACCGCGTCCCCGACCGGACTGTCCGCCAGCGCCGTCTGGGCGGCCGCGGAACTGGCGAGGACGAGCGTGACGATCATGGACATCCGCTGGAGCATCATGGTTCCCTCCTGGCACGGATTGAAGTTTTCCTGTGCCAGGACGACGTTGACACCACTGCCGTGACTGCCTCATGACCGTCACGTGACTGCCTGCCACACGCCCATTCCTCCCGAACGGATACCTGCTGCTCACCGAGGCGTGTGTCCGCAGCGGAACGGTTCTTCGGCACCCGGAGGTCAGGTCGCCCAGTCGGGCATGCTGGGGACGTAGGTACGAAGATCCTGGCCCAGCATCAGGAGGGCATACACGAACACCTCGCTGGTGGGCGTGCGGTCTCCACTGCAATAGCGCGTGTACGCCGCGCCACTGATGTGCAGGCGGCGGGCCATCTCCTTTCCGCTCAGCGCTTCACGTCGCTGATAGGCGCGCAGGTCGCCGCGGAAGCGCCCCCAGTCGATCTGACCCTCGATGTACCTGGGCATAGGTCGTCCCCCTTCACGCCGCAGCCGGGGCGTCGTACGTGAGGCGGTAGACGGTGAGGATGGTGCCGTCCTGAACGACGAGGTTGATCGGGCCAGTGGCGTACAGGCGGGCACCGCCGGGGAGCGTCCGGCGGAAGCGGGCGCTGCGGGCGATCCGGGTCAGGCACTGGCGGGCCCGGCTGTGGGAGACGTTCCCGGCGAAGCGTTCGATGTAGCGGCGGATGGCGTGATCGCTGGGTACGTACATGGTGCCCTCCTGACCAATCTTCTGTATCGATGGTAGGAGCAGATGCATTTTTTGTCAAATGCAAATTTCCGTTTGGTAAACTCTTGACATGCAGTGGGCCAGATGCAAAAGTGTCGGACATGAAGAGCAAGCGAATTCCCGTCGGCAAGCTCGGAACCCTGAGTCAGGGTCTGACCCTGACCCGGTACACGTCGGACGATGGTCAGGAGCGACGGGTGCTCCAGGTGACCAATCTCGCCGGCATCCACGTCGAACCCAAAGACGGAGACCGCTTCGAGACACTCGACGAGGCGCGCATCGGAGACTTCCTCTCGCGGACAGGGCAAGTCCTCATTGCACTCCGCACCAGCTCCCTGAAGGCCTCGGTGGTTCCCGCCAGCCTGCAGGGCGCGGTCATCAGCAACAGCCTGACCATCCTTGACGTCGATGAAGCGGTCGCCAACCCCTACTTCGTAGCCGGTCTGCTCCGTTCCGAAGGCATGCAGCGCACCGTCGCGCCCATGTTCACGGGTACCGCCATCCAGGGCATCCCACTGGCAAAATTCAAAACCATCGAAATCACACTCCCCGACCTCGCCGCGCAGAACGCCATCGCCGAGGCGATCGCCGCGCAGGACGCCTACCGGGAGCAGACAGACAAGGTCGCGGCGCTCATGCGTGAGCGGATCGACGCGACGCTCCAGCCACTCGTGACCAAGGAGGTTCGCTGACATGACACCTGATCTGATGCCGCTGATGGTTGAACTGTTCTCGTACCGGGGTATGACCAACACGGCGGATCGGCTGCTCCTCCTGGGCGAAGTGCTGCTCCTGCAGGCTGTCGAATCCTTCCCTGACGTCTACGGGGCCCTCGAAGTCACCATCGACGCTGCCGAAATGGCCATCCTGCGGAGCACGCACGCGAGTCCAGCCGACATCCGAGGCAAGAT from Deinococcus sp. AB2017081 encodes the following:
- a CDS encoding MSCRAMM family protein: MTRPRPGLTRAVAAMCAAVTLLAACNQTPHTQAPAPTATAPAPNAPLRALVAFTPAPPSAQVSFSLEGCRNDGSPVITLPNSGGKFICPDAAYTSGNLGKGWNELDLVPHRLTASVGNQANATTTFSVILAADYQLGTKTGYDVVTVPEINAAKSDVSCQITVQDQQTGGSVTGGADTVVYRTVNITLNRGKTCVIDYANRLALGAAQYSGSSLQAYMFEKSDFSTGKRTIPLPVREIQPQTIAKEMSASQGRDQVWDVIKQPTPATLNFGDVCAPGAVTEKAVQIRVAWEIVNVVPGNVTLLTRIYATNPAARVITVDVTDRMYRGTDQSQGVLDSASSGPKDVPANTANVLILSHTYSLVTTDLLVGSAFNDVATATYTDKVTGIPVPGSTTATASTTVSAGTVTNASAAIADSESISGSALTFAVAPTTLGSFSGYTPGTFVTGPVNWSVAGQTAAGSVTFDKTVRLGSRVVTSGALSDTAILTGSDGFSDSASASIDISSAASVSLTIRKTIPDILQAGESQTFTFAVKNNAGATVATPSVTFAAGQTTRSVTVSNLDPGAYTVSEQAESGWATHPDQSTTIALPSCSGSVTFNNAIVPAQATVAKTTVPAGGQQGWEFRLLNADTNAVVTTGTTDASGTIAFQGDLAEGNYAVVETAQTGYDLTASTGCTFSVNYPADAGKTFTCAATNTRRGHIVIRKVTNPTSSTQGFEFTPSYGGATPFTLKHGESSDSGLLVPGTYRVSEAVPAGWLQTSATCDDGSPVTAIALGAGETVTCTFTNTKQPRLTVIKTVVNEYGGTKAVADFTLKVDGSTVTSGTATQQTIGTHTVSEVTPLPYGYTQDSIGGDCDASGKITLAAGDDKTCTITNSDSPASIVVIKNAKPASGSFAFTTTGSGFSGFTLSGATTGGGNVKTTSGLGAGTYTVRETTQLGWLLTGIGGSADPSTPYNCVVTGSGGSSGVGDLNTATASITLRMGDTVTCTFENTGNGVTRTQGFWATHPNLALMAWAGGTGFSHTFPGVAGTPGIGDQLLCGRTVTAGSLGAALSSDVMGAFWSGISKTTLGKARSSLDQARMQLLQQLIAAELNASAFGSVPGSGSFAAWEAAYCGTNAAAISTAQQQAASFNTSGDSGTFTPGTSASSKLARSIANVARWNVLP
- a CDS encoding RNA methyltransferase — translated: MNLAVVLVSPKTPGNIGSAARAMLNMGARDLRLVAPRCDHLDSQSVAMAVHAEDLLRSARVYPTLRDALADRDLSVGTSARVRADLPPGRHPATLRPLVRAAAAPALVFGPEETGLINSDLEQCQVTVRIPTGDYASLNLAQAVLLVCYEFLQGGDEVTAAERKTATREDMEAMYGHLRETMQLIGYTDAVRARHTLRLWRAMLDRALMSPAESRLFRGFLRQVKWKVDSAARAGDPADAEQP
- a CDS encoding glycogen synthase, translating into MQVVHVGSEVFPYSRSGGLGDVLGALPTEQARLGAQVTVVSPWYADLAGTPVLVWEGALPEVSGALGSPVVRVGELMEAGVRYVFIGMDLFERPGLYHPDDVWRYSLFSRAVLPVLRRLDVLPDILHGHDWQAGLVVAHAHLAGQRTVFSVHNLQYQGRWNLPEAARWTGLPEWTLGQDGLEFHGDLSLMKGGLTFADHVTTVSPTYALEITTPQYGEGLDGLLVRLTREGRLSGIINGLDQERWDPRTDPDIPAFADASGKAAARTALQQEFGLDGAPVLATVSRLADQKGIDLLVEALPELVKDWNVVVLGGGDPLLTGALMGWSQHARVEFRQGLNEPLAHRIYAGADAFAMPSRFEPCGLSQMISMRYGTLPVVRETGGLVDTVPHDIGFRFQDATPDALLEACRDALAEYGRPQAWAARIERGMALDFSWAGPAGQYLGLYGRLARA
- a CDS encoding tyrosine-type recombinase/integrase, with amino-acid sequence MARKRRTEGAGSGEAPERDVLPAGYRWLASGKIEGSRHITLPSGQGKRIYATGTTKKKVKELLEARVALARAGQLAPKSTLTFGAYATKVISEREGLGDRTRDLYTTNLRLYLAPLHAMRLGAITPSTLRTLYAGLRRSEKGFVVRGHAHTLVRLVLETARQDGLIITNPADVKGIRPKRERGDAETPPAYNKAEARRFRQACSHVTYGDVLAFILLTGMRRGEALGLRWSNVRIDGEGRKVARVETTRSTSSGRVYETSPKTSQSIRDVPLSRDAVALVRKVREAAALQHAAVYPDRPGSPYVFSGLRGRPLRPDNMRRVYLEVVGQADRLEREALAAAGRDPDDAQPLRVLDIHALRHTFVTLAAEGGMTIGEIAGIIGDSVATVLKVYLHIFKDELVAPELGFEDDEDGAL
- a CDS encoding helix-turn-helix domain-containing protein, whose product is MPRYIEGQIDWGRFRGDLRAYQRREALSGKEMARRLHISGAAYTRYCSGDRTPTSEVFVYALLMLGQDLRTYVPSMPDWAT